gacagaATCAAGGAGTATCTGCCAAATCCATCGGTGCTGGTTCCTCCTGAACCCGGGAAGCCATTGCTACTATATTTGTTAGTCTTGGATAACGCCTTCGGCTGTGtgttgggacaacatgatgaaactagGAGAAAAAGGaaggccatctactacttaagtaatAAGTTCATGCCATGCGAGGCCAAGTATACTCTGATAGAACGCATTTGTTGTGCTCTAACTTGGATTGACAAAAAActaaggcattacatgtcagcATAAACTACACATCTGATATCGCGGCTCGACCCTCTCCGGTACATCTTCCATAAGCCGATGTCTACCAGAAAGCTGGCTAAATGGCAAATTCTCCTCggcgaatttgacattgtgtacataactcaaAAGGTTATCAAAGGGCAAGCTTTAGCCGACCACCTCACATAGAATCCGTTGGATGGGGATTACGAGATGCTTACCACGTATTTTCCCTATGAAGAAGTGTTATTTGCTGTAGAAGATATTGCAGAATCGTATCgtggatggagaatgttttttgatggagcagcaaacttcaaaggagtcggAATTGGGGCAGTCCTGATTTCAGAATCTGGATAGCACTATCTAATAtcggcaaagataagattcccttgtaccaataatatggttgAATACGAAACATGCATCCTTGGGATCAGAATGGCAGTTGACATGAAcgtcaaagaacttttggtcataggggaTTCTGACCTATTAATGCACCAAGTCCAAGGGGAATGGTctaccaagaatgtcaagatacttCTATACCTGCACTGCATGAAAGAGatatgcaagaagttcacaaagattgagttcaagAACGTCCCCAAGATTCAGAACGAGTTCGTTATCGCCACTGCAACCCTATCATCTATGATTCAGCCTCCAGACAAGAACTATATTGACCCTATCGAGGTGGAGATTAGGGATCAGCATGCCTATTGCTTCCATGTAGATGAAAAACCAAatggtaaaccatggtatcatgacatcaGGAAATTCATTGCAACCAGAGAATACCTAGAGAATGCCACTAATGGTCAAAAGCGAGCCCTCAGGAGGCTGGCAAACCATGTTTTCCTCAACGGGGAAATCCTGTACAGGAGGACCTCAAacttaggtttgttgagatgtgtagacaTTGCCGAGGCAACCAAACTATTGGAGGAGATACATGTAGGAACGTGCAGACCCCATATGAACGAgttcacattagccaagaagATCTTGAGAGCTGGATagttttggatgactatggaaagtgACAGCTTGCCGCATCAAACGGGCATCATTTCATCTTGGTAGCTATTGACTATTtcactaaatgggtcgaagcataCACCTACAAGGCAGTCACAAAAAAGCTAGTGGTAGATTTAGTTAGAAAGAACATCGTCTGCAGACTTGGAATACCAGAGTCTATCATTACTAACAATGTCGCTAACCTCAACAAGGACCTCTTAAGAGAAATCTGCGAGAAGTTTAGAATCATCCATCGCAATTCCATGGCCTACAGTACACAAATGAATGGGGCAGTCAAAgcagccaacaagaatatcaagagaattctACGAAAGATATTGGACAATCACAGACATTGGCACGAGAAACTATCTTTTGCCTTACTGGGTTACCGGACCACCGTGAGAACATCTACTGGGGCAATGTCGTACATGTTGGTAAACGACACTGACACTGTGATACCCGACGAGAAAAGAATGGATGCAGTATGCGACGATCAGCTATACCAGAATAggatggccagtgcatttaacaaGAGGGTAAAGCCTCATCAGTTCGCACCGGGCAGTTGGTCTTAAAGAAAATATTTCCCCAccaagaagaagccaaaggaaagttcgcaccaaactagtaaggtccttacgtggttcacCGAGCACTATCAGGTGGAGCTTTAATCTTGGTAGAAATGGATGGAAGAATCATCACGAAGCCCATCAACTCAGATGCAATCAAAAGATACTATATGTGAAGACAGATAGAGTTAGGTTTTGatgtaacagaactacgttcaACTTGACTTTCAACGGAGGGATACATACGCAACCCACATAGGGTTCTGTTTCTCTCCCCCTTTTTTCTTataatagaaaaaccaaatatcacttttgtatgTTGCTCAGGAACTACTCCGACTTGATTTCCACAtaaaggaatacgtaggcaatcctcagtGGATTCAGTCGCTTTTTGCAATTGAACTACattctggcctgattccatttggatacgtaggtagTCTGCGTCATACTCGACCATTTTCATTCTTAgtctcatcattttgcatcttTTGTAATCGAACTACGCTTTGACCTATTTCTATTTGAATATGTAGGATGCCGAGTCAGGCTcggtcatcttcatcatattttatcataatccacgaactacgttcagacctgattccattttggatacataggcaacctgaAATGGTTTagtcataaccttaggaaagcCTTGTAATGCATTAGTTTGAATTAGGACGCAGTCGCGACAGCAAGCAGTCGCGTTGTCAAGAAGCATCACGGAAGGTTGATATCAACAAGACAAAGTTTTCATGAGGATACGCTCACGTGTGGAGAACCTTTCATAACATCTCATAATCCTTAACGACAGCATTTGCCTTAAAAAAACAAAGTATTTTCAAAATGTTTGCTAAAGTACAGTAATTTGTTCCACCTACCGAACTTCATGGCGCAATCATGTCAAAGGCCGGGGTAAACCAACACTGTGGTCAACACAAACCAATTTCGCCGCCCCtaataagaatttttctttgagttTAGGGTCAACAAGGAGTACCTCGGAATCAAACAGCTGATACGGAAAAACCTGTACATAGGAAATTGCCTGCTCAAACAATCGGAGCACCCTGTACAAAATGGATCATTGGCTTCACCAATTGAggtcctgtatatagcaaaccgccTTCTTAACTAATTGGAGCACCCTGTACAAATGAGCCGTCAGCTACGCCAATTgaagtcctgtatatagcaaaccgtcaGCTCAATCAATTGCAGCGCCCTGTACAAATTGAACGTCGGCTGCGCCAACCgaagccttgtatatagcaaactgcaaACTTCGCCAACAAAGCAATTCGCATCACCGCTCCAACACAACGGATGCTAGAATAGACAGTCGTAAA
This region of Nicotiana tomentosiformis chromosome 4, ASM39032v3, whole genome shotgun sequence genomic DNA includes:
- the LOC138909931 gene encoding uncharacterized protein; this encodes MAVDMNVKELLVIGDSDLLMHQVQGEWSTKNVKILLYLHCMKEICKKFTKIEFKNVPKIQNEFVIATATLSSMIQPPDKNYIDPIEVEIRDQHAYCFHVDEKPNGKPWYHDIRKFIATREYLENATNGQKRALRRLANHVFLNGEILYRRTSNLGLLRCVDIAEATKLLEEIHVGTCRPHMNEFTLAKKILRAG